A single region of the Paramicrobacterium fandaimingii genome encodes:
- a CDS encoding RDD family protein, which translates to MTVADGRRARREAEQQVQAMTVRDPAAEKAAARAHDREEYAEALLSADRLGIVPASSGRRSLAYFSDIVCYLIVASPGLTAAWFLIAGANWARPGIEVFIKQPNFVLLIIIMLGGMLLGWIFIIVEVALHGLKGMTVGRALTGIRSVSVVKMRKPGFWRIVLRALILQAANVVLPLFGPALILCSPLWSARGIGWLDRVSKSRVIDIRLGINPMDLKALRRAERRIARPERIVETDLPALDSTAIDSHFAPGERSRLSVVGENPILPPGDSRDEWAVSVPPAPAPTPAAPASASDPAPPSAASALVASEDTISATASADSGADAQLAPHTESVEYVVEGGGVSIGLTDAPVVVGRNPEARDGEHVNLVAVNDPSHSMSKTHALFGGEARGVWVEDRGSSNGTVIVQPDGSERALEPFVPTWLTGSVVRCGDCEFRILMKGARS; encoded by the coding sequence GTGACGGTTGCGGATGGTCGTCGTGCCCGGCGTGAAGCCGAGCAGCAGGTGCAGGCGATGACGGTGAGGGACCCCGCGGCAGAAAAAGCCGCAGCACGTGCTCATGATCGTGAAGAGTATGCGGAGGCGCTGCTCAGCGCTGACCGACTCGGCATCGTCCCGGCGTCATCTGGGCGACGCTCCCTCGCGTACTTCTCGGACATCGTGTGCTATCTGATCGTTGCATCTCCCGGCCTGACCGCCGCGTGGTTTCTGATCGCCGGCGCCAACTGGGCGAGGCCGGGCATCGAGGTCTTCATCAAGCAACCGAACTTCGTGCTTCTGATCATCATCATGCTGGGCGGAATGCTTCTCGGCTGGATTTTCATCATCGTCGAGGTCGCCCTGCATGGGCTGAAGGGGATGACGGTCGGCAGGGCACTGACCGGTATCCGGTCTGTGAGCGTCGTGAAGATGCGAAAGCCGGGGTTCTGGCGCATCGTGCTGCGTGCTCTCATTCTGCAGGCAGCCAACGTTGTGCTTCCGCTGTTCGGACCCGCACTCATTCTCTGCTCGCCGCTGTGGAGCGCGCGAGGCATCGGCTGGCTCGACAGAGTGTCGAAGAGCCGAGTCATCGACATTCGCCTCGGGATCAACCCGATGGACCTCAAGGCGCTGCGCCGAGCAGAGCGCCGGATTGCCCGCCCCGAGAGAATCGTCGAGACCGATTTGCCGGCATTAGACTCGACGGCAATCGACAGCCACTTTGCGCCGGGGGAGCGCTCCCGACTGAGCGTCGTCGGCGAGAATCCGATTCTTCCGCCCGGTGACAGCCGCGACGAGTGGGCCGTCAGCGTGCCGCCTGCACCTGCGCCTACTCCTGCGGCACCGGCGTCTGCGTCTGATCCTGCACCACCATCTGCAGCTTCTGCGCTCGTCGCCTCTGAAGATACGATCTCTGCCACGGCATCCGCCGACAGTGGTGCAGATGCGCAACTCGCACCCCACACAGAATCGGTCGAATACGTTGTCGAGGGCGGGGGAGTCTCCATCGGGCTCACCGACGCGCCCGTCGTCGTCGGGCGCAATCCCGAGGCACGCGACGGTGAACACGTCAACCTTGTCGCTGTAAACGACCCGTCGCACTCGATGTCGAAGACCCACGCCCTTTTCGGAGGCGAAGCCCGAGGGGTCTGGGTGGAAGACCGAGGGTCGTCAAACGGAACGGTGATCGTTCAGCCTGATGGCAGCGAACGAGCACTTGAGCCGTTCGTGCCGACCTGGCTGACGGGGAGCGTCGTTCGATGCGGAGACTGTGAGTTTCGAATTCTCATGAAGGGAGCGCGTTCATGA
- a CDS encoding GNAT family N-acetyltransferase, with protein MTATRPEPTPLIGRFVRLDPLVGTDAADLFGAIARPEVYEFGYGGGVAGMPSDSATFERELASHYPFATGIPFTVRNASGSATGPASGRVIGTTSLGDIDVLNHGAHIGWTAYHPAAWGTAVNPECKLLLLTLAFDAGFERVKIQTDAVNARSRAAIAKLGASFEGILRHHKIRADGTWRDTAVYSVLAGEWPDVRARLQERLEHAAAPPFT; from the coding sequence ATGACAGCCACCCGCCCCGAGCCGACACCGCTCATCGGACGGTTCGTGCGCCTCGACCCCCTCGTCGGCACCGATGCCGCAGATCTCTTCGGCGCAATCGCGCGGCCCGAGGTGTATGAGTTCGGCTACGGAGGCGGCGTGGCCGGAATGCCGTCGGATTCCGCGACGTTCGAACGCGAGCTCGCGAGCCACTACCCGTTTGCAACGGGCATTCCGTTCACCGTGCGCAACGCGTCGGGATCTGCGACCGGCCCAGCCAGCGGTCGCGTCATCGGCACGACGTCGCTCGGCGACATCGACGTGCTCAACCACGGCGCGCACATCGGCTGGACGGCATACCATCCCGCGGCCTGGGGAACCGCGGTCAATCCGGAGTGCAAGCTGCTGCTGCTCACGCTCGCGTTTGACGCCGGGTTCGAAAGGGTGAAGATTCAGACGGATGCCGTCAATGCCCGGTCTCGGGCGGCCATTGCGAAGCTCGGGGCATCGTTTGAGGGAATCCTCCGGCACCATAAGATCCGCGCTGACGGAACCTGGCGCGACACAGCCGTCTACTCGGTGCTTGCGGGCGAATGGCCCGACGTTCGTGCGCGGCTGCAGGAGCGCCTCGAGCACGCAGCGGCTCCGCCGTTCACGTAA
- a CDS encoding lactonase family protein, producing MAHTHPTFWLGTYTADGDGTGAGIVALTREDAGTLRPSFAHAAQSPSWLAVHPQHPVVYASEEFTGRVLALRAGGDALDAVGDTAVDAGVCHLSVAPDGRALVAANYGTGSVSWIPLRADGRFVGAAHVIEPAPRDPYGFDIDGDTGLASLSAPDAAARDPHAHHSLWLPNGLVVTTDLGFDLVGVWRPTASGLVHLQDVSLPRGVGPRHALWHESGHLHVLTEYSGEVFTLRFDESGALRVLAAVRASADSLENGDTGAEIAIGDRRDRLYAGIRGTNRLSTLEVRGDGTELRAIGDVESGGNWPRHHIVDGTLVHVAHQFSGDVATHRLDERTGIPRTVVGTVETGSATCLARAHVNIDS from the coding sequence ATGGCGCACACGCATCCCACCTTCTGGCTCGGAACCTACACGGCAGATGGCGACGGCACGGGAGCGGGGATCGTCGCCCTGACGCGAGAGGATGCCGGAACGCTGCGCCCCTCGTTCGCGCACGCGGCACAGTCGCCGTCGTGGCTCGCGGTGCACCCGCAGCATCCGGTCGTGTATGCGAGCGAAGAATTCACGGGCAGGGTACTCGCGCTGCGTGCTGGCGGCGACGCTCTCGACGCGGTTGGTGACACGGCTGTCGATGCCGGAGTCTGCCACCTGTCTGTCGCTCCAGACGGCCGTGCTCTCGTCGCCGCCAACTACGGCACGGGATCGGTCAGCTGGATTCCGCTGCGTGCCGATGGGCGATTCGTCGGCGCGGCTCACGTCATCGAGCCCGCGCCGCGTGACCCATACGGCTTCGACATCGACGGCGATACGGGGCTTGCCTCGTTGTCGGCACCGGATGCCGCGGCTCGCGATCCGCACGCGCACCACTCGCTCTGGCTGCCGAACGGCCTCGTCGTCACAACGGACCTCGGTTTCGACCTGGTGGGCGTGTGGCGGCCGACCGCGTCGGGCCTCGTGCACCTGCAGGATGTGTCGCTGCCGCGGGGCGTCGGGCCGCGGCATGCGCTGTGGCACGAGAGCGGCCACCTGCACGTGCTCACCGAATACTCGGGCGAGGTGTTCACGCTTCGCTTCGACGAGTCGGGCGCTCTGCGAGTGCTCGCAGCGGTGCGCGCGAGCGCAGACTCCCTCGAAAACGGCGACACCGGAGCCGAGATCGCGATCGGCGACAGGCGCGATCGGCTCTATGCCGGCATCCGCGGCACAAATCGCCTCTCCACGCTTGAGGTGCGCGGCGACGGAACTGAGCTGCGTGCGATTGGCGACGTGGAATCGGGAGGCAACTGGCCACGCCACCACATCGTCGATGGCACGCTGGTTCACGTGGCGCACCAGTTCTCTGGCGACGTCGCGACGCATCGCCTCGACGAGCGCACAGGCATTCCGCGCACCGTCGTGGGCACAGTTGAGACGGGAAGTGCCACGTGCCTCGCCCGCGCGCACGTTAATATCGATTCATGA
- a CDS encoding FtsX-like permease family protein: MSTAIARAANPTQQADRHSDRMPVMRLTWMLARPGAQSPATIVLPTIAFAVSTALLLIVAGGVQMFWRWTSVDADLYQMLSVLALALLLVPLASLGGSAARLSARRRDDRLAALRLLGATPGSVMRMTVLESTAVAVIGALAGVALYAASMPFVGLIPFGGEPIGAASLWVGVPMILGVVAGVAVIAAISSVIGLRQVVISPLGVRTKQQPQRVHWARVLIGAVVVIVGFTVLQSLGALGDWGVIIVVLAATFGAGVAVLGLIGPWAVALLAKAQLRSAKSPQKLIAARSILENPKAAWRQVCGVAMTSFIAVVGGTGTAVAVTASADARPQDMVLITDIRTGILITLIASFLMVACSAGVNQAAEILDRRETWVNLDRVGMARSTMEATRARQVFVPLTFVALLSAIVGGVLVFPLLGLSLIFAPASLLVIAVCFVAGFALVALAVASTKPVLSRVLAQPERV; this comes from the coding sequence ATGAGCACCGCCATCGCACGCGCCGCGAATCCGACTCAGCAAGCTGACCGCCACAGCGACCGCATGCCCGTCATGCGCCTCACCTGGATGCTCGCACGCCCCGGTGCCCAGAGCCCAGCGACGATCGTGCTGCCGACCATCGCCTTCGCCGTCTCCACGGCACTTCTGCTGATCGTCGCCGGCGGCGTTCAGATGTTCTGGCGCTGGACGAGCGTTGACGCAGACCTCTACCAGATGCTCAGCGTCCTCGCGCTTGCCCTGCTCCTTGTGCCGCTCGCCTCGCTCGGAGGCTCCGCTGCTCGCCTGTCTGCACGCCGTCGCGATGACCGTCTCGCCGCGCTTCGCCTGCTCGGCGCAACGCCCGGGTCAGTGATGCGCATGACGGTTCTCGAATCGACTGCTGTCGCTGTCATCGGCGCGCTCGCCGGAGTGGCGCTCTATGCAGCATCCATGCCGTTTGTCGGCCTCATTCCGTTCGGCGGCGAGCCGATTGGCGCAGCGTCGCTGTGGGTGGGGGTGCCGATGATTCTCGGCGTCGTCGCTGGCGTTGCCGTGATCGCCGCGATCAGCAGCGTCATCGGTCTGCGCCAGGTTGTGATCTCGCCTCTCGGCGTGCGCACAAAGCAGCAGCCGCAGCGCGTGCACTGGGCACGCGTGCTCATCGGTGCCGTCGTGGTGATTGTCGGGTTCACCGTGCTGCAGAGCCTCGGCGCACTCGGCGACTGGGGAGTCATCATCGTCGTGCTCGCGGCGACATTCGGCGCCGGTGTCGCCGTTCTCGGTCTCATCGGTCCGTGGGCCGTTGCCCTGCTCGCCAAGGCACAGCTGCGCTCGGCGAAGTCGCCTCAGAAGCTGATTGCCGCGCGCAGCATCCTCGAAAACCCCAAGGCGGCGTGGCGGCAGGTATGCGGGGTGGCGATGACAAGCTTTATTGCCGTCGTCGGCGGCACGGGCACAGCAGTCGCCGTGACAGCATCCGCCGATGCCCGGCCTCAGGACATGGTGCTTATCACCGACATTCGCACCGGAATCCTCATCACTCTCATCGCTTCATTCCTCATGGTGGCATGCTCAGCAGGTGTCAACCAGGCGGCAGAGATTCTCGATCGAAGGGAGACCTGGGTGAATCTCGATCGCGTCGGAATGGCTCGCTCCACAATGGAGGCGACGCGTGCACGGCAGGTGTTTGTGCCGCTGACGTTTGTTGCGCTGCTTTCGGCGATTGTCGGTGGGGTTCTCGTGTTTCCGCTGCTCGGGCTCTCGCTGATCTTCGCACCAGCATCGCTTCTCGTGATCGCGGTCTGCTTCGTCGCCGGATTCGCGCTCGTCGCATTGGCAGTGGCCTCGACCAAACCTGTGCTGTCACGCGTGCTCGCACAGCCGGAGCGCGTGTGA
- a CDS encoding chorismate mutase, translated as MPDSDATAELNRLRKSIDNIDAALVHLLAERFKCTQEVGSLKATHGLPPSDPSREARQITRLRELAADSELDPEFAEKWFTFVVSEVIHHHERIARGQ; from the coding sequence ATGCCCGACTCCGACGCCACAGCTGAACTGAATCGACTGCGCAAGAGCATCGACAATATCGACGCCGCGCTCGTGCACCTGCTGGCTGAACGCTTTAAGTGCACGCAAGAGGTTGGTTCGCTCAAAGCGACGCACGGACTGCCCCCGTCTGACCCATCCCGAGAAGCACGTCAGATCACTCGGCTGCGCGAGCTTGCCGCAGACTCAGAGCTCGACCCGGAGTTTGCCGAGAAGTGGTTCACGTTCGTGGTGTCGGAGGTCATCCACCACCACGAACGCATCGCCCGCGGGCAGTAG
- a CDS encoding ABC transporter ATP-binding protein: MTDNNDSAYGAQTTTNPPVTVPPLLAAENLHKSYGPARALAGVSFAALPGESVAIMGASGSGKTTLLHVLAGIIVPDAGTVTFQSIAGAVRVSELGEKERSRLRRESFGFVFQQGLLLPELTANENVALPLMMAGYPRREAEGRATHWLHLMGLSGLEARRIGELSGGQAQRVAIARAQVTGATVTFADEPTGALDSTTGDGVMSALLDSTVGQGNTLVVVTHDETVAARCSRTIRMQDGMLRQPAPAQGVASQGAAQQHPHTSLGAQHAQTQFLGDGWSQQ, translated from the coding sequence ATGACCGACAACAACGACTCCGCATACGGTGCTCAAACCACGACGAATCCGCCAGTGACAGTGCCACCACTGCTCGCGGCCGAGAACCTGCACAAGAGCTACGGCCCGGCTCGCGCCCTCGCGGGTGTCAGCTTCGCCGCATTGCCGGGAGAGTCCGTCGCCATCATGGGGGCATCCGGATCGGGGAAGACGACGCTTCTGCACGTGCTCGCCGGCATCATCGTTCCCGACGCTGGCACTGTCACGTTCCAATCGATCGCCGGTGCCGTTCGCGTGAGCGAGCTGGGCGAGAAAGAGCGATCGCGTCTGCGCCGCGAATCGTTTGGCTTCGTGTTTCAGCAGGGGCTGCTGCTGCCCGAGCTCACCGCCAATGAGAACGTGGCGCTGCCGCTCATGATGGCGGGATACCCGCGCCGCGAGGCCGAGGGGCGCGCGACACATTGGCTTCACCTGATGGGGCTCAGTGGCCTGGAGGCGCGCCGCATCGGAGAGCTGTCTGGCGGGCAGGCGCAGCGCGTGGCCATCGCGCGTGCTCAGGTGACGGGTGCGACGGTGACCTTTGCAGACGAGCCGACGGGTGCTCTCGACTCGACAACCGGAGACGGGGTCATGTCGGCGCTTCTTGATTCGACGGTCGGCCAAGGCAACACGCTCGTCGTCGTGACGCACGATGAGACGGTGGCGGCCCGCTGCTCGCGCACAATCAGAATGCAAGACGGGATGCTGCGGCAGCCCGCGCCCGCCCAGGGTGTGGCGTCACAGGGCGCAGCTCAGCAGCATCCACACACCTCTCTCGGTGCGCAGCACGCGCAGACCCAGTTTCTCGGCGACGGATGGAGCCAGCAATGA
- a CDS encoding maleylpyruvate isomerase N-terminal domain-containing protein has protein sequence MARTERYAMACRTFIDVVANVAGDQWDAPGLGVWNVRSLAGHTARAVITVIDYLDLDPAAQIDMPTAGDYYGQIYLAYTNPEAIAKRGVDAGIALGDDPVGAITALVERALALLAEQPSDRLVSLGGMGIPLDEYLKTRVFELVVHTMDLARATGQTAHFAPELIESAASLAAGIAARKGDGESVLMALTGRETLPPGFSVV, from the coding sequence ATGGCGCGAACAGAACGATATGCGATGGCCTGCCGCACGTTCATCGACGTGGTGGCGAACGTGGCGGGCGACCAGTGGGATGCTCCGGGCCTCGGCGTCTGGAATGTGCGCTCACTTGCCGGGCACACGGCGCGGGCGGTCATCACGGTGATCGACTACCTCGATCTCGACCCGGCTGCTCAGATTGATATGCCGACGGCGGGCGACTACTACGGCCAGATCTACCTCGCGTACACAAACCCGGAGGCGATCGCGAAGCGCGGCGTCGATGCGGGCATTGCGCTTGGAGACGACCCCGTCGGGGCCATCACCGCACTCGTCGAGCGTGCTCTCGCGCTTCTCGCCGAACAGCCGAGTGACAGACTCGTCTCGCTCGGCGGCATGGGAATTCCCCTCGACGAGTACCTCAAGACGCGCGTCTTCGAACTCGTGGTGCACACGATGGATCTCGCCCGCGCCACGGGTCAGACTGCGCACTTCGCGCCCGAACTCATCGAGTCGGCGGCCTCCCTCGCCGCGGGTATCGCCGCGCGCAAAGGCGACGGCGAGAGCGTGCTCATGGCGCTCACGGGCCGCGAGACGCTTCCGCCTGGCTTCAGCGTCGTCTGA
- a CDS encoding SDR family NAD(P)-dependent oxidoreductase gives MGSRAERRTVVVTGANAGLGFWTTLRLAESGDRVVMACRSAARADAAAAAIRCRVPGAELEIVRLDTADLSSVAEAAAQLSTLERIDVLIENAGIVHTPASRQQSVDGFELVAATNFFGHFALTAALLPPLERTPGSRIVTLGSLTALWPWPRLDDPQLQRFYNAFVAYARSKLMLQSFGFELDRRLAASGILVRSLVAHPGYSISGRTPRVPSVNEPRLGKRFRDNLQAPFAQGKHRGAMPVVLAASDPSPPAGLAYYGPKWMLKGDAALNSPARETTNRTVAAAIWAEAERATGVSFSL, from the coding sequence ATGGGTTCGCGGGCAGAGCGCCGCACCGTCGTCGTGACCGGCGCAAACGCAGGTCTCGGGTTTTGGACGACGCTGCGCCTTGCCGAATCAGGCGACCGTGTGGTGATGGCCTGTCGAAGCGCAGCGCGAGCGGATGCCGCAGCTGCGGCGATTCGCTGTCGGGTTCCCGGTGCTGAGCTCGAGATCGTGCGACTCGACACGGCCGATCTCTCGTCGGTTGCCGAGGCGGCAGCGCAGCTGAGCACGCTGGAGCGCATCGACGTGCTGATCGAGAACGCCGGAATCGTGCATACGCCGGCGTCGCGGCAGCAGAGCGTCGACGGCTTTGAACTGGTGGCTGCCACAAACTTCTTCGGACACTTTGCGCTCACCGCGGCGCTGCTGCCCCCGCTCGAGCGCACGCCAGGCTCCCGCATCGTGACGCTCGGAAGCCTCACTGCGCTGTGGCCGTGGCCGCGTCTCGACGACCCGCAGCTGCAGCGTTTCTATAACGCGTTTGTCGCCTACGCCCGATCGAAGCTCATGCTGCAGTCGTTCGGCTTCGAGCTCGATCGTCGCCTTGCGGCATCCGGAATTCTCGTGCGGTCGCTCGTCGCCCACCCCGGGTACTCCATCTCGGGCAGAACGCCGCGTGTTCCCTCCGTGAACGAGCCGCGCCTCGGCAAGCGATTTCGCGACAACCTGCAGGCCCCATTTGCCCAGGGAAAGCATCGGGGAGCGATGCCCGTCGTGCTCGCGGCATCCGACCCGTCACCGCCCGCGGGCCTGGCCTACTATGGGCCGAAATGGATGCTGAAGGGCGACGCGGCGCTGAACTCGCCCGCGCGAGAGACGACGAATCGCACTGTCGCGGCGGCGATCTGGGCCGAGGCAGAACGCGCGACGGGCGTGAGCTTTTCCCTCTAG